CTGGTGGACGGTGTTAAAATTAAAGCCCAGCCAGTAGGCGGCGGCAGTAATATCGAGAGCACACCCAGCAAAAAATCACTTTTTAGCACTGGTGTCAATTACAGCCTGCCGCTCTTTGCCGGGAAATACCTCTTTTTGGCTGAAAGGCAGGGTAGCGATATCCGGATTAAGGAAACGATCCAGGGCTATGATGAAAATACTCAATTAGTCACCATTAAGGACACCAGAACCGATATTGATTTCATCAATTATACCACTCGGAGGTTGACTGTCTTTGTTCAGGATTCCGGTGGATATGCAGTTGGCAGCAAAACAGTGATCATCAGTGGTGACAACGGACAGGCAGAAGGGCTATCCGATGAGGCAGACGGCAGGTTTGTGTTCACCTTAAATCCCGGAAAATACTTAATAAAGGTAATAGATGCTAATCCTGAGACAAAAGAGGTTGATTTAATTGATGCCAATCGGGCCGTGGCTATGGTCATACCCAGCCCGATCGAACTTACCGTAAGTCCCAGGACCAGGCTCTTCGATCTGCCAGATGAATTCCTGGAGCAATTTGGTCTAAATAAAGACGATAATCCAGAGGGGTATATGTATTACTATCCACCGCAGCCAAGGGCGCATACCTATACTGTTACCGCTACATCGAACGGACATCCTGTGAAGGATTTCACGCTCTTTGTCCGCGATGAGGTGAGTATGATGACCCATGATCCACCCCTTGTTCAGGAAATATTTGTTGGTGGGGAGAAGGGAATTTATACTATGTTTGGTGGGCTGCCGAAAAGAGAAGGGCAGGGATCAGCTACCCTGGCCGGCACAAAGACAATCAAGTTTTGGGCGAAAAAAAATGGTTACCCGGTATACAAACGGGTGTGCAGATGTCACTTGATGCAGGAGCGAATCTATCCTGGGGGCAGCGGTGTTGGCCTGGGTGGTGAATGGGAGAGTGGTTATGCGGCAGAGCAGGGCGTGGGGTTTGTGCTTCATGATGATGATGTTGGAGATAACTATTCTACCCGTATCTATGAAGACCCCAGGTGGGGAACGCCTCTCTTCTTTGCTGAACCGGGTTGTATAACCTCTGATCCCTGGGAGCCGGGGACGAACAAGGCGGTTGATGTTGTTATGGAGTTGATTAAGGATACGACTGGCACCTTTGACTATCAGGATGGAGCGCATTATAAGGTGAAACTAACATATAATGGTCAGCGGGAATTAAAATCCTCAGGGATTGGTTTCCTGCTCTATGCTTCACCTGCTGATAACAAAAATAATTTGACTGTCAGGTTCAATGGGGATGCAGGGCCTTATGGGGTTGAACTCTCCAAGCAGGCGCCATGCGCAGATATTGTTGTCTCTGTCTATCCACCACAAATGGATCAGGAGAATTCAGAGGAGAAAGAATATTCAGCGGTCATTGGGGTTATTGAAGAGGCAGATGATCAGATCAGCCGTTCCCTGACGATAAAGCCCAAATTTGCCGACCTGCGCGCCCCCCGAGCCATTGTGGTTGCTCCATACTCCGGAGAACGGATCAGCCCGGTGCTCTTTCCAACCGAAAACCCCTTTGATATTGAGGTTGTGTCCAGTGATATGGATATTTCCAAGATTCAGCTCCAGATACGATCCAAACAGCCTGATGGGGTTTGGGAGCCATGGCGAAACCTGTCAGGTATGAAATGGGAAGGGACGAATACCTCTGTGGTCACCCTGTTTGAGTATCTTGACCGTGTGCCGCCGCGAAGGGAATTCACCTTTCACTGGACAGAGGATGAGATCAAGACGCTTGGTGTGGGTGAGTATGCCTTGCGGGCTGTGGCTACGGATAAAGCCACCAAACCCAATACGGATTTGGACCCGACTGATATGGTTTTCTTAGTAGATGAGAGCAAGCCATCGGTTTTGTGCAGTGTCCCTGATTATCAGGCATCAGAGGCAGAGCGAATCTATCGGGGCGAGTTGAGTGTGCTGTTCACCGATGATATGCGGGCAACGGATTTTACCGACCGCACCTTTTTGGTAACAGACCTGCTGGAAAACAATAAGCAGGTGGCCGGCTATGTCTCCTATTCCCCGGCTCTGCGTAAGGCTATCTTCGTGCCGATTGTGCCATTTACCCCATATGGCTTTTATCGGGTTGAGATTAAAACCGATGAGAAAAAAGTCGTTGGAACACAAACATCCATCGAGCGTGGTGTCCATGATTTAGCCGGTAATCCACTGGATAATGCCTTTATGTGGACATTCCGCACCAAGGATGCACCTTTTGAACAAGTTTGGTCTATTGGGTTAAGCGTAACCGATGGCATTGCTTTAGATGGAAATAATATGGCCGGGGTAGAATATGGTGCCAATGACGGAACGGATGAAAAGGATGCACCATCAGTGCCGACAATGGCTTCCCAGATGCGGTTGAGTTATTTAGACAGGCAGAAGAAGGAGTTTGAACGCGATATTCGTCCGGCAGATGGTAGATTATCACACCATTGGTTCTTTGTAGTTGATAATGCCAAAAAGTATGCGACTGTAACGCTGAGTTGGCAACCATCACTACTATTGACTAAAACCAATCGACAATATCAGGTTATGCGACTGGTGGAATTTGATAGTCAAGGTAATGTAACAAATAATATCTCACTTGACCCAACCAGTGTAAATACCAATCCGCAAACTGGTGACCCGGAGCTAACAGAGATTTACAGCTATGTTAATGAAGGTGAGTTATCAAGGTATTTTCGACTGGATGTGCAGAAGGTAGATTTTGTGGCAAAAAGTACAAAGAAAGGTTCATCCGGATGGAAATTCTTCTCTGTCCCTGTTACACCACAACGGGCAGAACCATTTGTCAATCTTGGAGATGATATTAACCCATTCAGACTCTATCAGTATAAAACCGAGATTGGTGGCTATAAAATCTACCCGTTTGACCTTGGTGAAGTATCTTTACAAACAGGAAATGGCTACTGGACACGGATTGAGGATGATGTAATAGTAGATGTAGGTGGGGCATCGAATTTCAACAATATCTCAATCGAACTGAATACCGTTGGTTGGCAAGCAATTGGTAATCCATTCATTCTGGCTGTAAATGTAGAGGATTTGGAATTTAGTGAGGGGACTGGCTCTGCTGTTTCGTTTAATCAAGCGGTTTCCGATGGTTTGATAGAAGGCACACTTTACCGTTGGGATATTGTCACCAAAGATGAGGCATATATGAGTGAGGTGCCAATATCAGACAGCTATGAAGCTGGAACAAGTGGTTCTAAATTGGAACCATGGGATGGATATTGGCTGAAAACTAAAAAGCCGAATATA
This window of the Syntrophales bacterium genome carries:
- a CDS encoding PKD domain-containing protein; amino-acid sequence: MGYNHPNTIHGTLDEVAVWNKALTGEEVVKYKEGMTGKETGLVGYWRFEEGTGTIVHDLSPSGYSGTLTNMGSESWGVSGHPASVRGIYNPTHSFEKAGKYMVSLMVQSEYGKWSSVQTTQVEIIDGKIAWYVKAADLRTPVKDVKLTLTSSHVDKDVLNRIADEDDSLITIGDGILQSLTDDNGYYEFSHLPLGSYEIRASKGTGDNAHEFETSIRHTELTLDSPNNLATDFVDISVYPVGGRVIYSIQKNGQDVLVDGVKIKAQPVGGGSNIESTPSKKSLFSTGVNYSLPLFAGKYLFLAERQGSDIRIKETIQGYDENTQLVTIKDTRTDIDFINYTTRRLTVFVQDSGGYAVGSKTVIISGDNGQAEGLSDEADGRFVFTLNPGKYLIKVIDANPETKEVDLIDANRAVAMVIPSPIELTVSPRTRLFDLPDEFLEQFGLNKDDNPEGYMYYYPPQPRAHTYTVTATSNGHPVKDFTLFVRDEVSMMTHDPPLVQEIFVGGEKGIYTMFGGLPKREGQGSATLAGTKTIKFWAKKNGYPVYKRVCRCHLMQERIYPGGSGVGLGGEWESGYAAEQGVGFVLHDDDVGDNYSTRIYEDPRWGTPLFFAEPGCITSDPWEPGTNKAVDVVMELIKDTTGTFDYQDGAHYKVKLTYNGQRELKSSGIGFLLYASPADNKNNLTVRFNGDAGPYGVELSKQAPCADIVVSVYPPQMDQENSEEKEYSAVIGVIEEADDQISRSLTIKPKFADLRAPRAIVVAPYSGERISPVLFPTENPFDIEVVSSDMDISKIQLQIRSKQPDGVWEPWRNLSGMKWEGTNTSVVTLFEYLDRVPPRREFTFHWTEDEIKTLGVGEYALRAVATDKATKPNTDLDPTDMVFLVDESKPSVLCSVPDYQASEAERIYRGELSVLFTDDMRATDFTDRTFLVTDLLENNKQVAGYVSYSPALRKAIFVPIVPFTPYGFYRVEIKTDEKKVVGTQTSIERGVHDLAGNPLDNAFMWTFRTKDAPFEQVWSIGLSVTDGIALDGNNMAGVEYGANDGTDEKDAPSVPTMASQMRLSYLDRQKKEFERDIRPADGRLSHHWFFVVDNAKKYATVTLSWQPSLLLTKTNRQYQVMRLVEFDSQGNVTNNISLDPTSVNTNPQTGDPELTEIYSYVNEGELSRYFRLDVQKVDFVAKSTKKGSSGWKFFSVPVTPQRAEPFVNLGDDINPFRLYQYKTEIGGYKIYPFDLGEVSLQTGNGYWTRIEDDVIVDVGGASNFNNISIELNTVGWQAIGNPFILAVNVEDLEFSEGTGSAVSFNQAVSDGLIEGTLYRWDIVTKDEAYMSEVPISDSYEAGTSGSKLEPWDGYWLKTKKPNITLIIPAPPGVGTATMEMPDYLKPPRAPKLLTNKQTNPTLQFNLCLEVFSEGASDKSTILGTAQEAKEDADVMDSSEPPMMGQTVAAYFEHSDWGKNAGLYNQDYQPAMNVGEQRTWQLTVSTDKPNAAMTISWEKTIRQVPADIMLSFRKVGETKWQDMRQTNKVEFTSPKFAIQKVKLLTIKRL